Below is a window of Candidozyma auris chromosome 3, complete sequence DNA.
GTTCCACTCTGACtgcattttgaagaagcttcacaTCAAGGGAAACGACATCAGGATTGGCTGGGGCAAAAACGCTCCAATTTTGCCAGCTGTTATGGAAGCCATTCAAAGAGATGGGGCTACCCGTAACGTTTATTTGGGTAATTTGAACAATCCTGTTACGGGCGAGATGATCACCgaggaggagttgagaGAAGACCTCTCCGCGTTCGGCGTTATTGACTGTATTAAAATCATTCCCGAGAAGGGCATCGCATTTATTCATTTCTTGTCCATATTGAGTGCCATCAGATGCGTGGCAAACTTGCctttgaaagagaagtacttggacaagaagtGCTTCTATGGTAAGGACAGATGCGCTTTCATCACAAAAACTCAGCAGCACAACGCCGCTCAGTACTTGGGATTAGCTCCAGGAATGGAGCACGTTGTTACGGCTGCTGATAGAGAGTTCATTTCCAGTGCCTTGGTACAACagtctgctgctgctgcccAGATTGCTACCCAAGCTGGCGGTGCCAACAATTTGGGAAATAGAACCGTTTACTTGGGCAATTTGCACCAAGACTCGACAGTCGAGGAAATCTGCAACGTTGTGAGAGGTGGTTTATTGCAGAGCATTCGTTTCTTGAGTGAACGCCACGTTTGCTTCATTACTTTTATCGATCCAATCGCGGCTGCCCAGTTCTTCGCTATGTGTCAATTGCATGGTTTGACAATCCACAACAGAAGGATAAAAGTCGGTTGGGGAAAACACTCGGGTCCTTTGTCAAATGCATTGTCTTTAGCGGTTTCAAATGGTGCGCTGAGAAATATCTACATTGGAAACATTACTGACTTTGAATATTACAACGCTaagaaattgagaaagGACTTCTCGAAGTTTGGTGATATTGAGCAGATTAActatcttgaagagaaaaacTGTGCgttcatcaactttgtcaaCATTGCCAACGCAATTAAGGCAATCGATGGTATTAAATCTTTTGACGACtacaaaaagctcaagataAACTTTGGTAAGGACAGATGTGGCAACTTGCCAAGACAattccaaaatcaacagCAGGTAAACTCCAATTTGAACTTACCTCAGTTTGCTAGCAGCATGACACAACCTAGTGACGACAGCTCATACTCCGAGACtgagtttgttgatgagacaACAAGAGAGGCCAGTCAGTGAGTATTTAAAGACACTTCATTTGACTCATGTATTACAATAGCATTCACGGTACATATAAACTAATAATTCATTTCTAAACTATATCACATTTTTGGTAGGAAATTGATGAGAACGAGAGCAATgacaaaaacaaagagaacTAAAAGCGACGTTtttagaagaaaaaatagaCTGATCTTGCCGCCACTTTTGCCAACAAGATAGCCATTGAGATTCGTACCTACTGTCTGCATCAAAGAcagattcttcaacataCGTTCACCGgtctcatcaacaactttggTGTCTTCTGTTATTTTCGAGGATAAGGATAATGCTGCGCTTTTGAGATCAGTTGCGAGACTCGTGAGATCCTTCAAGATATTCTCTTGCATAGTTTCATGATACTCGTTGCCTTGCTCTGCCCTTTTGTCGTCAATCAAAGATGTAGACGTTCCATCTGCAAGAAGGCGCTTTCGGAGGGACGTCAAATCGTTTCTTGGGTCGTCCTTTTCCACTAATTCTGAAGAGGACTGACCTATAGGGTCTGTTTGTGGAGGGTATTCGTACCGCTTTCTGGCCAAGTCTGCTTCCAATGCTTTCTGGTTTTTGAACAGAATCTCATCGATCAATGCCGAgagctcattgagtttAGCGTGTGTGTATTCGTAGTCCTTACTATTCTTGTGACCGTTCAAAGCTCGTAGCAAATGAGGTAAATCTGTTTGGACTCTTCGAAGAGATATGCTTTGTACATAAGGATCAGCAGAGCTAGCGTAAGACTGAAGGTCTTGCTTGTGTCTCGATATGATGAGTTGAATAGCAGATGGATCAAGAGACATAGTGAGTAGTATGCAACTGGAAGTTCTGTTGATTATGCGCGTTGCTAAAAGGTGAGAAGATAGTAGAACACGGAATATTAAGGCTACATCAGTGAGCTCACAAAGGAACTCGGGAATCAAAATATGTTGAAAGAGATGCATACAATTAATGTTTTCCTTCAGAGGTGTCATGAGCACATGAGCCCAGTAACAGGGAAAATAAAGCCTAGGATAAATTCGAAATGAGTACAAGGTATCTAGGGAGCAGAGGTAGTTAAATTCAATGTCACTGGTATGAGACAATTCATTGACTCATAAGACTTACAGGTCTGTGTTTGATGGCTTTTGCCTTGCCCTTAACTTAATGTAAGCCCCACTACTATCAAACGACGGCACGTAGGAAATTCGACCGCTGTTAGCGAAAAGGGTTTGATTCTTGCTCTAAGGCTCCCGCCACAAAGTGGCGTACAATAGGTTCAAATGAATTTTGGGGAAACCCCAATGACAACTGAACGTGCTGGGAGCCTtagagaaagaagagaagagagagaaaaaaaaatgtataCTCGATGGATGCCTAGCACAACATGTGCAGTCCCTGCCACttggttgcgaaaaaggTCAGGGCAGGCAAGCGCTGCTAGTTGGGCGACATATCTCAATTCGCCAGCGTAGTCACAAAATGCAAGACATCTTCGAGACGTTCACAACGACATCAGGACGAGAATTGTCGACCGTTTCTTTGTAAGAGAGGACATCAAGTGGTGTACTGTTCGGGCTGGCGATCGATCTGAGGCCGGCAGGTAGGAAGGAACAAGAGACTtagcagaagaagagaagtcAGAATCGAAGGACAAAAAGACGAGATCCAGGAATCAACAGGAAGCATCAATCGAAGGGACCCGATCCACGCCATCTCTATCACGTGATGTTTTTGCTGTGATCTCGCCAGTGTCCAGCTGAGAGCTTCGTTAACCGCACCGCCGTTGATTAGCCGCCCAAGCCTTGGGCGGGCGCGACAGCGTGGACAGCGCGAACGTAGAGAAGCCTAGAAGAATTCGAGGAGCAGAATGAACAGGCGATGTTAGAAAGTGACGATATGACTaaaggaagaaaagtgGATGGGAAAGCCACAAAACCGCCTTAGGCAAAAATGTTATATTCTGTCTTTTCTCcctttttattttttttattacACTCAAGAATACCGCTCCTTTCTAGATCAAGTGCCGATCCCGtcttggctgcgaaaaaaatgatCTCTCGTGTGCTCTGTCTCCCACATGTCGCTTCCCTCGCTACCCCGGGCCCCACAACCCTGCCCTGCCCAGGCACTGCTGTCCATAGTTTGCCCCTACCCCTGAATCTTCTGCTTTCTGTAATCGCTTCACTGACACTCTATACCCTCTGAgttttattttattttttttttaatttgttcttttttttggcccAAAAATTCACTggcatcaacaaaaaatctAAATCATTCCCTCTCTCTTAAAAACACATACGTATGATGGCCTTTTTTTGTGCTGTTTTTCCCTTCTTTTGTATGGCTCTgcctccttttctttttctcctcccTCCTGGCGCCTGCCCAAACTGACCTCGCTTTTCCCTCAATCGCGCCTCTGCCTGAGCCTCCCTGCACCGTCGGGTTCATctatttttgtttttgtttggcCAATGCTCTCTCACCTGCCTGcgttttttttctgtgtGCACATTGACCCTTGATACCATTCAGACCCTTGACATTCtttccaccttcttcttccacaaacatcaacaacactTCCACAACACATAGCCTTAGCCTAGTGTGCATCCTTCTTGCTAAAGGCCCCTTTCGCTACTTAGAAGCCGCTTCGTTCCATTCCCATCGCTAAGTGCTACTTTTCACTTCATCCGGCCTTCCCTGATCCGGAgggttcttctttttttttccattcttcttgttccaTTCTCCCCTTTCGCTAGGTTCTTTAACTTATCCCGTTTACCATTTACTTCGCCATGCTTGCGCTATTTGCTTTCCTAATACTTGCCCTCCAGCATGCTAGCGCCGacagcttctccaagttgGGCTGTTTCAAACAGTCTGATCTACTGTCCTACTTGTCTAAAGAGGACTCATTCATGTATCAGTCCCTGGGTCACTGTCAGGGCGCCTGTCAGGGCAAAGCCGTGGCAGCTCTCATCGACGGTAAGAACTGCTACTGTGGGCTGTCAATCCCAGAACTGAGCCTTGAGGTTTCCAGCTCAAACTGTGATTCGCCTTGTCAGGGTTACGACAAAGAGAACTGTGGTGGCAGCGGGTACTTCGACGTTTATGTCAACGCCGATGTTGAAGCGTCCACCGTGGGcgcctcctcctcgtcgtcgtcgtcgtcgtcgtcgtcgtcgtcgtcgtccaAGACTacatcttcctcctcaagCTCAACTTCCTCGTCAAGTTCAACGTCCACCACATCCACATCGTCATTCTCGTCATCTTCCGCATCGTCATCTCCATCAACTTCCGCCACGTCTTCGTCCTCGCTGTCGGAATCCTCGCCCCTGACAACGGAATCGTCGCTGTCGTCTGAAAAAGCCGATTCTGCCAGCGTCACCACCCTCGTTTCCACAGCAACTGCCAACCCTAGCAGAACCAGGAGCTCCtctgttgttgaagttACCACCACAATAAGGTCTGGTGCGTCAACGCTGGCTTCCTCTCTGAATCTGCCAAATCACAAAGAATCCGACTCGGGCTCGAAGTCTTTGTCGGGCGGAAGCATTGCAGGTATTGTCATTGGCTGTGTTGCTGGTGTGGGTCTACTAGCCGGACTAATtatatttttcttttggtggaGGCGCCGGagagaggaagaggatgacgatgacgagcAGTTTTTCGACATGGGCGGTAACAACGACAAATCGTTCAATCTGATGGCACCAAACCCATTCGTTGCTGGAGGTGCAGCAGCTGCTACGCAAGGCGGGCACGCTCACAATAACTCTAACACTACCAGGTCGTACTCCTCAAACAACGAAGATGCATTCTTCTACGAGGCACGCAACCCTAATAATCAAGCTCCTCCCACAGAGGATTATTTGAGGCCGCCAGAAGAGTTCGGCCGCCGACGCCTATCAAACGGGTCGTTGCCTGATATGGTTCAGCGCAATCCCGGATCATTGAAAGTTGTGAACACGTAATGGGGGGTATTCATGCGATGTCGTTGGGTTGCAAGCGAGGCACTACACAATCGCGCCGACTCATGAAACAAACATACAAAAATACAAAGGTCACGTTTTGCCGTTACGGTGACATCCGACTCATGGCTAATTGAGGTCTAGATCACATTTTTTATATTCAAACGGCACTTTGTCAATGGTTAATACATCAAATCAATTCACGATATAGATCATGTATATTGTCTTCAGCGAAGGGTTCTGGAAATCGATTATATGCATCCTGGAAACTTCCGCGCATCTCGGTACTGCAAGCGGTCGTGTTACATAACAGTATGATAATTCCGAAGGAGGTGACAACGAAAGTAGCTCACTCCTGACGATCGTGGCATGATATAAaatgagattgaagagaggAATAAATGATAATCTTGCCGTTTCTGCATACAGAAGTTAGTACCCACTTGCCAGTTGCTTGCTCATCATAAATAGTCCGTCTGGGCGCACGTAGCGTGAATGTAAATGATAGTTTTGTAACACCGACCCCCAATGATGTCATGCCTAGCAATTTCACACACGTCGCTTCCACATAGTTCCGTTAAGATGAGCATATTATTGGTCGATCAAGGCCAACCTGAGGAATGTAGTAAAGATGAATTCAGACTGCTAGTTGACTTGGTACGACACCCCCTTGTCGACTCGATATCTCGCTCAACCACATGGCGTCAATCGAACATACACTCCCGTTCATGAATTCCGTCTTATACCACGTACTTTTCCTTATTTCACTTTGATTCTTGGGAAATCTTCAGAGGTGATTTAAAACCTCTCTGGCTAAAGCTTCACTAGATTTCCATGTAGCTGCACATGAAAATAAGAGGAAGATAGTCCCCAACTAAACATGTACAATTCTTTGGTTGCAATCATTGGTGCGAGTGTGGAAAAGAGAGGTACTGTTTCTCGCGGCTTCAAACGTTGAAGTCCGCTGGGAGTTCACAGTTTGTCTCAGATCTGCTCcctggctgcaaaatgcaacctacgatgaagaaggcccaacaaaaaaaagcagcaCATTTCAACTTGTCATGAACGCACTTCATCCAATAAATTCACCTCACCTATTCGTTAAAAATTCCTACACTTTCCCTATACACTTTCCTTTTCAATTCCCGCTTTCCTCCTCCCTTTCATGCCTGGACCTTGTCCTGGCAGAATCACTACCGACCTGCATATAACCACCACGACCCACCCTCTCCCAGCTTCACCCCATCTTCACagagatcttcaaaaaaaaattcgaATTTAAAACAATTCAAACTCCCTTGAGCCTCCACAACTCCAACCAATCATCCCCTGATACTACACATTGAAAAGTCATCCACAATAATACACCGCCAGCCACCACACAGCCGCGAACGAGACCAACCGccactggctgcgaatcaTCAGCGACCCGATCCAGAACCACCGCAGCACCAACACCGGCGCCAGCCGCAAGCGAACCACCACGGAGCCATCACGCATTATCTATATGTGCAAATTATCGCATATCATTcaaaaatcatcaaagtcGTCTTGTATGCGCCTACTCAGATTCTTAAAATAGCTCTACAGGACCCCAAGGGCATCACCGTGCAGCACAAAAGATGAGGAACCGCGCCTGGCAGCGCCGTGCCCCAGTGACACAGGAGGCGGAGGGCTGAGAATAAAAGGTGTCCTTCGCCCAGAGAAGGTCCAATTTCTCCTGCTCTGTTTGTTTCTTTCTTATCTATTCACATTTCGACGCATACTTGCTTCTGCTACAATTTTCTCAAATCGAGCTTTTTGTTCCATTTGCGTTCCTCACTTCCGTTCATCAATCCAACTTAAATGTACATTCCACAGCCCTCGAGCGCCATCAGTGTGCTCGCTCTGAGAGACATCAAGTCCACCGCCGAATCCTTCAAGTCGTGGGACACGTGCATGGACAACAAAACGTGCAAGATCGTCGCCATCGTGGGCATTGTGCTAGCGGTAGTGGTGGCCATCAGCATTCTCACCACGCTTGTACGCTGCTGCTGTCTTGGGCTCAGCTGTGCTCAGGCGGtgtgctgctgctgctcgAGAGGCCCCCGCGGCTCCAGGAGAAGCGAGCCAGTTCAGACCCACGATCCCTTCCACAATGCGAACATGTACCCTAGAAACCAGCCCATGGCTCAGGCCCAGCCGGCGTATTATCCGGTAAACAGTTACGATTCGTATAAGCAGAATCCTTATACGGTAGGGAGTGGATATAGGGCGACCTAGCTGGCAGAGCAGCGAGACTAGGAGATACAGAGTAGTCGAGCTGGTGCTAGCTGAGCTAGGGTTTGCGAGCAGACTACCACCATTATATATTTTTGAAATTACGACTGGTACGATAGAGAATTGTAAAATGAGTAAATTTTAGGGGCTTTACCGCCATTGACAGTATGAGGTCTAAAGTAAGGTTTGGTGATGGTTAGACATTGCTGGAATGCCGTACAAATGATAAAATCGCAGGGCCCCAGTGGCATCAGTCTGCTCGAGaaaatggttgcgaaaagtTCGCTCTCATGGCTATCGAATAACGGAATCGATAGAATCAGACTGAGCTGTGCCAACTTTAAATTCTCAAATGCACACAACTTTTAAAAGCGGGGGGAGAACTAATCTCCTTTCTAAGTGTTCATAGACATGAGTCATTCCTCAGAGTCAGGCACCAgaattgatgaagaaagtgaactGTCTCCTGGTAGTGGCCCAAGACAGTCGCATGAAATTGAATTAGTGAAACTGTGAGGTGGCCTGTCAAGGGGTCCTCGCTTACAATGAATCGCTCATAGCTTTCAAGCATCGTCGTCAGAtcatggctgcaaatgtcTTAGTGGGCAACCAAGGACACAGAGACTACGGCTGGTTCCTTGTGACTTTATCcattttcttgatttgaACACACATTTCGTCGCAATCAGGCGTCACGGGCGTCCTAGCAGTATATTTCTGCAACTTGTATTGCTCTGGTCTGCCTCTTTCCTCACTAATGTGACTACTAAACACCTTAGGGCTGGTGCCCTCGCGCCCTTAACTATGGCCGCTGCTATACATGTTGCATACATGCAGtctcttcaccaaaaaattTTTCGCACTACCCTGCCTCACTcaccagaagaaaaaaattcaatCGTTTCTCATACTCCATCTACACATAATCAAACATGTCTGGTTCTGGTGCTTCCGGTAACAAGTTCCGTATGTCTGTATGTACCATTTGAATTATACCGTccttttttcatttcaGCCAGAGATGAGTATTCCAATTCACCCCAACCATGGCCACCTGAGAAgccttcaagaatttcatcattttccTCCCGAACCGAAATATTTAAGCTCCATTGAACGGAAATTTGTTCAACTTTTAGAGAATCCGTTTTGAAATGTGCTTTTATTATCAATTTGAATCTCTCAGATGACCATTAATCAAGGGTTGTTCTCTCATCTTTGGCTCCTCCTCTAACATGTACTAACAAACTAGTTGGGTTTGCCAGTCGGCGCCGTTGTCAACTGTTGTGACAACTCTGGTGCCAGAAACCTTTACATTCTTGCCGTCAAGGGTTTCGGTGCTAGATTGAACAGATTGcctgctgcctctgccgGTGACATGGTGATGGCCACCGTCAAGAAGGGTAAGCCAGAgttgagaaagaaggtTATGCCAGCCATTGTTGTTAGACAAGCTAGAccatggagaagaaaggaCGGTACCTACTTGTACTTTGAGGACAACGCTGGTGTCATTGTCAACCCTAAGGGTGAAATGAAGGGTTCTGCCATCACTGGTCCAGTTGCCAAGGAGTGTGCTGACTTGTGGCCAAGAATTGCCTCCAACTCCGGTGTGGTGGTTTAAAGGAAATTCTCCTacttggcttcttcattcaCCCTCACGACCCCATTGTATATCATACATTAATCATTTGACATAGTCTGGAACCATTTGTAGCTACACTGGTAAAACATCACCGACAAATGTGTACTATAGATACATTCTTGATACATAGCATGGAATGGTCATAAATCATTGACTTCATGAATCTAGGTTTGTGCAACTTCTGACTGCTTCTCCTCCGGTATTTGATATGCACCTGGCACCGTTTTGTTGACAGAAAGAGAGCCAGCGGAGGTGGTCAGATTCTGTCTACTTTGCATGGGGTGCTCCAAATTCGCTGGGTAGGGCAAGTTACTGCCCTTTCCCGTAGTGGTTTGAGTGGGACCGTTGGGTCCACTCTGCTCGTTGAAGTGCAGAGGGAAATGTGGAACGTATGGCGCGGTTGTAACCTTCCCGTTCTCGGTTTGCTGTCCTTGCTGAGGCGTGGCCGTAGTCTAAATTATTTGAGGCTGGAAGCTAGGCGATGTTGGGAAGTATTGTGCCTGTGGTTGCGTCTGTGGGGACAGTGGGAAATACTGAGGCATTGGCTGGCCCTGAACAGGGGTACGCCCCGTTTGCAGCTGTTGTGATGACTGTCCCTGAGGACCACCTGGTACTTGAGACGCAGGTATGGCATTTATAGTGAAGAACTGCTGCGTAACAGGGTCATAAAATTGCTGTTGCTGGGGTTGCGGATTCACCTGACTAAAGTAATATTGATAGTTTTGAGGAATGAATTGCTGGGGTGTTCCCTGAGGATTTGCTGATGAGGTCCCGTTCGGTATGGACGCCGCAGGGTTCACGTACTGAGAATATTGATCATTGGTATTGTCGGGATTTTTATCGTGTCCGAACTCGCTTGTCTGGCCTGTGAGGGTAGTATCACCATGCTCCTGTTGCTTGTAATTGTCTCCCTGATTTGTGTCAACGGGAGTAACAATAGTGCCATCACTGTTAATCAAGTTTGTAAGCTTAGGAGATTGATGATAgttcttttgagaaaaagtCGATGACAAGCGCTGATTCTGGCCAGTTGAAGCCGCGGAAGCACTATGCGACATTGCTTTAGATCTCAAAGACTGTGATGGACTCAACGCGTTGCGAGCTCTCGAAACATTGGTAGCGTTAGACTTCACGGACCGGGCACCAGGACCAGTCTGAGCAGAAAGAACGCTGGATGTTCTCGATAACCTCTTATTGTTGATCTCGTCCACctttgcttgaagaactttgcTGAAAGCCTTGGCTCTTGCACTAGGAGATGCTAATTGGGTAAGCTGCTTGATATCATTGAACCACAGGATCATTTCATCGTACGTGCTGCACTTAAATGACCAGTTGTGACCCCTATGTATGATACCATTTTGCTGTTTGGAGTACAAGATAAATTTGTAAGAGCCCAACAGCTTCGAGTCGTCCTTTTTAGTATGCTTGTCGACAGAACATGTGTCCAATGCAAGGGACATCACCGGGTGGGGATCACGCTTTCTGTCATTCGTTTTGAACTCATGGAGGTAGCTGCAAGTCAAGACATACCAACCGCTAGAGTAtttgttcaaaaacttTGACCTTCTTTCGA
It encodes the following:
- the RPL23A gene encoding 60S ribosomal protein uL14, giving the protein MSGSGASGNKFRMSLGLPVGAVVNCCDNSGARNLYILAVKGFGARLNRLPAASAGDMVMATVKKGKPELRKKVMPAIVVRQARPWRRKDGTYLYFEDNAGVIVNPKGEMKGSAITGPVAKECADLWPRIASNSGVVV
- the SLM2 gene encoding phosphatidylinositol 4,5-bisphosphate-binding protein; translation: MSNFHDPLSVALPYQFQTQDDYPTEIVARRFQAWRSILKDLIAYLRSYASVQEEILRQQARLQQAVGTSTTVASSSGSTSVGRAGSNPNKDKRWQDDLQAINEFFLPIGNGSIQDIPTILTQFHQKNIENGTKTLKEIQSVIIPKLEEFRKDLVLKIKEIRKLQNDFKNTLARDLQDSSSLLSKFYHAIDIANRHELMTASGEPVGHSHDSHNELDSTKRDPYLVKLKLKEQLNRQLNEERYLYDAYANLQTSSQKLEEIVFEEVQSCLLIFLNLVQNEHSTIPNFLVPSFTEGFLAKEKSFEWNSFIDRNLPKTSSISKNLSSGRFIDLSFPARKLPDLNIPHFNSLVNVPIREGILERRSKFLNKYSSGWYVLTCSYLHEFKTNDRKRDPHPVMSLALDTCSVDKHTKKDDSKSLGSYKFILYSKQQNGIIHRGHNWSFKCSTYDEMISWFNDIKQLTQLASPSARAKAFSKVLQAKVDEINNKRLSRTSSVLSAQTGPGARSVKSNATNVSRARNALSPSQSLRSKAMSHSASAASTGQNQRLSSTFSQKNYHQSPKLTNLINSDGTIVTPVDTNQGDNYKQQEHGDTTLTGQTSEFGHDKNPDNTNDQYSQYVNPAASIPNGTSSANPQGTPQQFIPQNYQYYFSQVNPQPQQQQFYDPVTQQFFTINAIPASQVPGGPQGQSSQQSQTGRTPVQGQPMPQYFPSSPQTQPQAQYFPTSPSFQPQII
- a CDS encoding SNAP receptor, encoding MSLDPSAIQLIISRHKQDLQSYASSADPYVQSISLRRVQTDLPHLLRALNGHKNSKDYEYTHAKLNELSALIDEISFKNQKALEADLARKRYEYPPQTDPIGQSSSELVEKDDPRNDLTSLRKRLLADGTSTSLIDDKRAEQGNEYHETMQENILKDLTSLATDLKSAALSLSSKITEDTKVVDETGERMLKNSSLMQTVGTNLNGYLVGKSGGKISLFFLLKTSLLVLFVFVIALVLINFLPKM
- the WSC2 gene encoding Wsc2p, with the protein product MLALFAFLILALQHASADSFSKLGCFKQSDLSSYLSKEDSFMYQSSGHCQGACQGKAVAALIDGKNCYCGSSIPESSLEVSSSNCDSPCQGYDKENCGGSGYFDVYVNADVEASTVGASSSSSSSSSSSSSSSKTTSSSSSSTSSSSSTSTTSTSSFSSSSASSSPSTSATSSSSSSESSPSTTESSSSSEKADSASVTTLVSTATANPSRTRSSSVVEVTTTIRSGASTSASSSNSPNHKESDSGSKSLSGGSIAGIVIGCVAGVGLLAGLIIFFFWWRRRREEEDDDDEQFFDMGGNNDKSFNSMAPNPFVAGGAAAATQGGHAHNNSNTTRSYSSNNEDAFFYEARNPNNQAPPTEDYLRPPEEFGRRRLSNGSLPDMVQRNPGSLKVVNT